A window from Photobacterium sp. DA100 encodes these proteins:
- a CDS encoding LysR substrate-binding domain-containing protein, with translation MRKLVPLKSIYAFVAVAETGSMTEAAELLSVSHSAVSQAIKALEAQLDVSLFRRVGRRVELNSVGRKYYRKVAPALAQIVEASEAIARKPQGNRITLNMVNSLALHWWIPRVPDFNVYAPHIDIRISNIIHAFDLEREGVDVALLHGTTDEWQDYYCEKLGDDELIMVCSPHLLEGNQQATPQQLLAKYPAIFATNPRRQNDWQVWCEHHQLAVPSQQKNLTFSASVQAVQATIRRLGVLITHKQFVRDDIKHNMLVQVGEPVLNPHQEFYFVCLPEKLREESVLTLRNWFRTQFGAA, from the coding sequence ATGAGAAAGCTGGTTCCCCTAAAATCAATTTATGCATTTGTCGCTGTCGCAGAAACCGGCAGTATGACGGAAGCTGCCGAGTTATTGAGTGTTAGTCATTCAGCCGTTAGCCAAGCGATAAAGGCTTTGGAAGCTCAGCTTGATGTAAGTTTGTTCCGTCGGGTCGGGCGGCGGGTAGAGCTCAACTCGGTGGGGCGCAAGTATTACCGCAAAGTCGCACCAGCCTTGGCTCAGATTGTCGAAGCCAGTGAGGCGATTGCCCGTAAGCCACAAGGTAATCGTATTACCTTGAATATGGTCAACTCCCTGGCGCTGCATTGGTGGATCCCCCGCGTTCCTGACTTCAACGTATACGCTCCGCATATTGATATCCGTATTTCCAACATCATCCATGCCTTTGACTTGGAGAGGGAGGGGGTTGATGTGGCTTTGCTCCACGGCACGACCGATGAGTGGCAGGACTATTACTGTGAAAAGCTGGGTGACGATGAACTCATTATGGTGTGCAGCCCGCACCTGTTGGAAGGAAACCAACAGGCAACGCCCCAACAGCTATTGGCGAAATACCCGGCTATTTTTGCGACCAATCCACGTCGGCAAAATGACTGGCAAGTGTGGTGTGAACACCATCAGTTAGCGGTGCCAAGCCAACAGAAAAACTTAACCTTTAGCGCTTCGGTGCAAGCGGTACAGGCAACAATAAGAAGGTTAGGGGTCTTGATCACCCACAAACAGTTCGTGCGGGATGACATCAAGCACAATATGCTGGTACAGGTTGGCGAACCGGTATTGAACCCTCATCAGGAATTCTATTTTGTCTGTTTGCCGGAAAAGCTCAGAGAAGAGAGTGTGCTTACTTTGAGAAACTGGTTTCGAACGCAATTTGGGGCGGCCTAA
- a CDS encoding bile acid:sodium symporter family protein, with product MIEQVINYFRKEWFLTGMLIAVALAAVMPSVGQSGGVLHLDKVTAVGIAVIFFLHGIGLSPQAIRAGITNWKLHIFVQSATFVAYPLLWLIFGNIFHALMPAALAFGFCYLFVLPSTISSSVAMTSAAKGNVPGAIFNASLSSVLGVLITPLLIQWFMGMDGVEMDVVDTVVSISSMLLLPMIVGQLLRPVLLRFLEKRKAVINKIDKWVILLIVFNAFSDSVKDGIWTDFAFSTLAMTLLAATLILLVVVHSMQWIARKAGFSREDEIAAVFCGTKKTLAAGVPMAKVIFGANPMLGMMLLPIMFYHQIQIFYCAILANRYAKASDEVQAASQPAKVR from the coding sequence GTGATTGAACAAGTAATAAATTACTTTAGAAAAGAATGGTTTCTAACGGGAATGCTGATTGCGGTGGCGCTCGCTGCAGTGATGCCCTCGGTCGGGCAGTCGGGTGGGGTACTCCATTTGGATAAAGTGACCGCCGTGGGGATTGCCGTTATCTTTTTCCTCCATGGTATTGGCCTGTCGCCGCAGGCGATCAGGGCGGGTATCACCAACTGGAAGCTGCATATCTTCGTTCAGAGCGCAACCTTTGTCGCTTACCCTCTGCTCTGGCTGATTTTCGGCAATATCTTCCATGCCTTGATGCCGGCGGCGCTGGCCTTTGGCTTTTGCTACCTGTTTGTCCTGCCGAGCACGATTTCTTCCTCGGTTGCCATGACCAGCGCCGCGAAAGGCAATGTCCCGGGGGCAATCTTCAACGCATCTTTGTCCAGTGTGCTGGGGGTATTGATCACGCCGTTATTGATCCAGTGGTTTATGGGGATGGATGGGGTCGAGATGGACGTTGTTGATACCGTGGTATCGATTTCGTCCATGCTGCTGCTGCCAATGATTGTCGGCCAGTTGCTGCGCCCGGTACTGCTTCGCTTCTTGGAAAAGCGCAAGGCAGTCATCAACAAAATCGACAAGTGGGTGATCCTGCTTATCGTTTTCAACGCCTTCAGCGATTCAGTCAAGGACGGTATCTGGACAGATTTTGCCTTTAGTACTTTGGCCATGACGCTGTTAGCAGCCACGTTAATCTTGTTGGTGGTGGTGCATAGCATGCAGTGGATTGCCCGCAAGGCCGGTTTTAGCCGGGAAGATGAAATTGCCGCTGTGTTTTGTGGTACCAAGAAAACCTTGGCAGCCGGGGTGCCGATGGCGAAAGTGATTTTTGGTGCCAACCCTATGCTGGGTATGATGCTGCTGCCGATTATGTTCTACCACCAAATCCAGATCTTCTACTGTGCCATTCTGGCTAATCGCTACGCCAAGGCCAGTGATGAAGTGCAGGCGGCTTCTCAACCAGCTAAAGTGAGATAA
- a CDS encoding DMT family transporter: MPTDLRPVLFMLISTLSLSLNGLMGKLLTDSFSIEVLGFLRFFLPATIMLLMLKASGWVVPNKHNSRPIIIRALCVVGSQLCFLATLNNLTLVESVVLFSTGPLFIPVLEKLMYRTPIQGITLMCLTMTFCGVLLQAGNPAGIELRPELLVGLAAGGFNALSQVTLFKGAKSDLPPAALNGWCFMLAAFIILPVATIKVFSAGSLLVASNPFDSNTLMVLLATLAISIVSTQMFRAKAYKLAFSGSQLAPLIFTNLLFALIWQVSFFDETLSINKVAGISLIALATAINTFAPKWLQQHRAAAH, from the coding sequence ATGCCCACAGACCTCAGGCCTGTTCTTTTCATGCTGATCTCTACTTTGAGTCTGTCGCTCAATGGCCTAATGGGAAAATTACTGACTGACAGTTTCAGCATCGAAGTGCTCGGTTTCCTGAGATTCTTCCTTCCCGCTACAATCATGCTCTTGATGCTTAAAGCATCCGGCTGGGTTGTTCCTAATAAACACAATAGCCGTCCCATTATCATTCGTGCTCTGTGCGTAGTCGGTAGCCAGCTCTGTTTTCTGGCAACGTTGAACAATTTGACCTTGGTTGAAAGTGTGGTGCTATTCAGTACCGGGCCATTATTTATTCCAGTGTTAGAAAAACTGATGTATCGCACGCCTATTCAGGGTATCACTTTAATGTGTCTGACAATGACATTTTGCGGTGTACTGCTTCAGGCCGGAAATCCAGCAGGAATAGAATTACGGCCTGAGCTGCTCGTTGGCCTGGCTGCCGGTGGGTTCAATGCCCTCTCTCAAGTAACCTTGTTCAAGGGAGCTAAATCGGATTTGCCACCAGCGGCCCTTAATGGATGGTGCTTTATGCTGGCAGCATTCATCATACTCCCTGTCGCCACTATCAAGGTTTTCTCCGCTGGTAGCCTGCTGGTTGCCTCCAACCCTTTTGACAGCAATACGCTGATGGTACTACTCGCAACACTGGCAATTAGCATAGTCAGTACCCAAATGTTTCGCGCCAAAGCCTATAAGCTGGCCTTCTCTGGCTCCCAGTTGGCACCTCTGATTTTCACCAATTTGTTGTTTGCACTCATTTGGCAAGTGAGCTTTTTTGATGAAACCCTCAGCATAAATAAGGTGGCAGGAATTAGCCTCATCGCTCTGGCGACGGCCATCAATACCTTTGCCCCCAAATGGCTCCAGCAACACCGAGCAGCCGCTCACTAG